The following proteins come from a genomic window of Chelonia mydas isolate rCheMyd1 chromosome 15, rCheMyd1.pri.v2, whole genome shotgun sequence:
- the C15H22orf39 gene encoding UPF0545 protein C22orf39 homolog isoform X2, whose amino-acid sequence MADGGVWRPPRTCEDYWSEWKHCKGIRNLFHNYYTYGEAPSCEQWKIDYGNCRKWEKSKSPDAKESLCKSERARILEKQKYDPVWKLRKSPPRDWYLPLGQDKPK is encoded by the exons ATGGCTGACGGCGGCGTGTGGAGG CCTCCACGAACATGTGAGGATTATTGGTCTGAATGGAAACACTGTAAGGGCATCCGTAATTTATTCCATAACTATTATACGTATGGGGAAGCGCCCTCCTGTGAACAGTGGAAAATAGACTATGGCAATTGCAGAAAGTGGGAAAAAAGCAAAAGTCCAGATGCTAAG GAATCCCTATGCAAGAGTGAAAGAGCCCGGATTCTGGAAAAACAAAAGTATGATCCAGTGTGGAAGCTCAGGAAGAGCCCACCAAGGGACTGGTACCTTCCTCTTGGTCAAGATAAACCAAAGTAA
- the C15H22orf39 gene encoding UPF0545 protein C22orf39 homolog isoform X1, giving the protein MADGGVWRPPRTCEDYWSEWKHCKGIRNLFHNYYTYGEAPSCEQWKIDYGNCRKWEKSKSPDAKESLCKSERARILEKQKYDPVWKLRKSPPRDWYLPLGQDKPKHLSKT; this is encoded by the exons ATGGCTGACGGCGGCGTGTGGAGG CCTCCACGAACATGTGAGGATTATTGGTCTGAATGGAAACACTGTAAGGGCATCCGTAATTTATTCCATAACTATTATACGTATGGGGAAGCGCCCTCCTGTGAACAGTGGAAAATAGACTATGGCAATTGCAGAAAGTGGGAAAAAAGCAAAAGTCCAGATGCTAAG GAATCCCTATGCAAGAGTGAAAGAGCCCGGATTCTGGAAAAACAAAAGTATGATCCAGTGTGGAAGCTCAGGAAGAGCCCACCAAGGGACTGGTACCTTCCTCTTGGTCAAGATAAACCAAA